One genomic window of Acidobacteriota bacterium includes the following:
- the leuB gene encoding 3-isopropylmalate dehydrogenase, with translation MMGFKITVLPGDGIGVDVTREAVACLETIGKKFGHDFAFEEQLMGGIALDKVGVPLPDETLKSALASDAVLLGAVGGPQYDNNPPKLKPETGLLALRAGLGVFANLRPAFLHETLIDASPLKADIVRGTDLLIVRELMGGAYFGQPRELTDERGLNTMAYTVPEVERVARVAFEAARVRRKKLHSIDKANVLESSQLWRKTVVRLAAEYPDVELHHGYVDACAMQLVMRPTDYDVIVTENLFGDILSDEASVLTGSIGLLPSASIGGKVGLYEPIHGSAPDIAGKGIANPIGTIASAAMLLRYSCKLEKEARLIEEAITVTLKAGYGTPDLKSQPNRVTTTEMGNLIRKYVEGN, from the coding sequence ATTATGGGATTTAAGATTACAGTTTTACCCGGCGACGGAATTGGTGTTGACGTTACTCGCGAAGCCGTTGCTTGTCTCGAAACCATTGGCAAAAAATTTGGCCACGACTTCGCCTTTGAAGAGCAGTTGATGGGCGGAATCGCGCTGGACAAAGTTGGCGTGCCGTTGCCGGACGAAACCTTGAAATCGGCGCTGGCTTCGGATGCCGTGTTGCTGGGCGCAGTCGGCGGACCTCAATACGACAACAATCCGCCGAAGCTGAAACCGGAAACAGGCTTGCTGGCCTTGCGCGCAGGCTTGGGCGTGTTTGCCAATTTGCGCCCGGCGTTTTTGCACGAAACGCTGATTGACGCTTCGCCGCTGAAAGCCGACATCGTGCGCGGAACCGATTTGTTAATCGTCCGCGAATTGATGGGTGGCGCCTATTTTGGCCAGCCGCGCGAACTGACGGACGAGCGCGGGTTGAACACGATGGCCTACACCGTTCCCGAAGTGGAACGCGTGGCGCGTGTGGCGTTTGAAGCGGCGCGCGTGCGCCGCAAAAAGCTGCATTCGATTGATAAAGCCAACGTGCTGGAAAGTTCGCAGCTTTGGCGCAAAACCGTAGTGCGACTGGCGGCGGAATATCCCGACGTGGAATTGCACCATGGATATGTAGACGCCTGCGCGATGCAGTTGGTGATGCGCCCGACGGATTACGACGTGATCGTCACGGAAAACCTGTTCGGCGACATCCTGAGCGATGAAGCGTCGGTGTTGACGGGCAGCATTGGCTTATTGCCTTCGGCCAGCATCGGCGGCAAGGTCGGGTTGTACGAACCGATTCACGGTTCCGCGCCGGACATTGCGGGCAAAGGCATCGCCAATCCGATAGGCACGATTGCTTCGGCAGCGATGTTGTTGCGGTATTCGTGCAAGCTGGAAAAAGAAGCTCGGCTGATTGAAGAGGCAATCACTGTCACGCTCAAAGCCGGATACGGCACGCCCGATTTGAAGAGCCAGCCGAACCGCGTGACGACCACCGAAATGGGAAACCTCATTCGCAAGTACGTCGAAGGCAACTAA
- a CDS encoding class I SAM-dependent methyltransferase, with product MNESEFLRLPPVLELIEADTKAVGFGMGSERTAGALLRTLAASKPSAHILELGTGTGISTAWLLNGMDADSTLTSVDTDAACVAIARRHLGQDPRVEFHVMDGTAFLASLRGKQFDLIFADTWPGKFRDLDAALALLKPGGLYVIDDLLPQPNWPEGHGAKVKALMQDLAHRTELTSCPMAWSSGLWIAVKSG from the coding sequence ATGAACGAATCGGAGTTCCTGCGACTTCCACCGGTTCTGGAATTGATCGAAGCCGACACCAAAGCCGTCGGCTTTGGAATGGGATCGGAGCGGACGGCAGGGGCTTTGTTACGAACGCTGGCGGCTTCAAAGCCGTCAGCGCACATCCTTGAACTTGGAACGGGAACCGGAATTTCGACAGCCTGGTTGCTGAATGGAATGGACGCCGATTCAACATTGACGAGCGTTGATACCGATGCCGCCTGCGTTGCGATTGCGCGGCGGCATTTGGGCCAGGATCCGCGAGTTGAGTTTCACGTGATGGATGGGACAGCGTTTCTGGCGAGTTTGCGCGGAAAGCAGTTCGATTTGATCTTTGCTGACACCTGGCCGGGCAAGTTCCGGGATTTGGACGCGGCGTTGGCGTTGCTGAAGCCGGGCGGCTTGTATGTGATTGATGATTTGTTGCCGCAACCGAACTGGCCGGAAGGGCACGGGGCGAAAGTGAAGGCGCTGATGCAGGATCTGGCTCACCGCACAGAGCTCACGAGTTGCCCGATGGCCTGGAGTTCAGGGCTGTGGATTGCAGTGAAATCTGGCTGA
- a CDS encoding class I SAM-dependent methyltransferase yields the protein MSSDAIFKLMLDMCQVTAQDNVLDVACGPGLTACAAASVAAHVTGIDLTPAMIERAKVRQAELGLVNLSWQIGDVYSLPFDDSSFSLVLTRFSFHHFLNPAGVLAEMLRVCQPGGRIMVWDSVPDADKADAYNQLEKLKDPSHARALPEDELLAIIRESGLTNISTAPFNLEFEVEKQLAGMFPDPGDEDKIRQIYCENLTNDTVGMGVHKRGDAIYFCYPTMIFVGTKPNEESL from the coding sequence ATGTCCAGCGATGCGATCTTCAAGCTGATGCTGGATATGTGCCAGGTTACGGCGCAGGACAATGTCTTGGATGTGGCCTGCGGACCGGGGCTGACCGCTTGCGCGGCGGCAAGCGTAGCGGCGCACGTGACGGGGATTGACCTGACGCCCGCGATGATTGAACGCGCCAAGGTACGTCAAGCTGAGTTGGGATTGGTCAACTTGAGCTGGCAGATTGGTGATGTTTACTCATTACCGTTTGATGATTCGTCGTTTTCGTTGGTGTTGACGCGGTTTTCCTTTCATCACTTTTTGAATCCGGCGGGCGTGTTGGCCGAAATGCTGCGCGTTTGCCAGCCAGGCGGCAGAATCATGGTTTGGGATTCCGTGCCTGACGCAGACAAAGCGGACGCATACAACCAACTGGAAAAGTTGAAAGACCCGTCACATGCGCGTGCGCTGCCTGAAGATGAGTTGCTGGCGATCATTCGGGAATCGGGTTTGACGAATATCAGCACCGCTCCATTCAACCTGGAATTTGAAGTCGAAAAACAATTGGCTGGAATGTTTCCCGACCCGGGCGACGAAGACAAGATTCGCCAAATTTACTGTGAGAACTTAACCAACGATACAGTGGGAATGGGAGTTCACAAACGCGGCGACGCGATCTATTTCTGCTATCCGACGATGATTTTTGTCGGCACAAAACCTAACGAGGAATCCTTATGA
- the ilvB gene encoding biosynthetic-type acetolactate synthase large subunit produces MKMRGARILLESLRCEGVKHVFGYPGGAVLHIYDELVKHAEELGITHYLVRHEQASLFGAAGYAQATGKTGVALVTSGPGGTNAVTGIANAFMDSLPLVVFTGQVPTHLIGNDAFQEADLTGITRSCTKHNYLVKHVEELAPTIKEAFHVASTGRPGPVLVDLPKDMTAQEIEFSYPETIEIRSYKPQIFGEPKAVRKAVKAMIQAERPVLYIGGGAHAAGAYEEVRQLAEKLNLPTTCTLMGLGAFPASHPLSLGMLGMHGGYWTNMAVNNCDLLISIGARFDDRVTGKISEFARGAKFIHVDIDASCIGKNVRCDYPVVGDAKTVAQQMLKELEEQLGGGARIAAKDAWHEQIAAWKKQHPFWWKEEGDVIKPQYVIHELHRITKGQAVVSADVGQHQMWTAQLYGFDAPKNWLNSGGLGAMGYGFPAAVGAAVARPDDLCVAVVGDGGFQMVLNELATVKQYNIPVKILLINNGFLGMVRQWQEQFYEHRYSHSNIEVQPDFVKLADSYGVTAFRATKMNEVTHTLEKGLNTPGPVLIEMKVAREENVFPIVPAGAALKDMILQ; encoded by the coding sequence ATGAAAATGCGTGGAGCACGTATCTTGCTCGAATCATTGCGATGCGAAGGAGTCAAACACGTCTTTGGCTATCCCGGCGGCGCGGTGTTGCATATTTACGACGAACTGGTGAAACACGCCGAGGAACTTGGCATTACGCACTACCTGGTACGGCACGAACAGGCTTCGCTATTTGGCGCAGCCGGGTATGCGCAGGCGACCGGTAAAACCGGTGTCGCACTGGTGACTTCCGGCCCTGGCGGAACCAATGCTGTGACGGGCATTGCAAATGCGTTTATGGATTCGTTGCCGCTGGTCGTATTCACCGGCCAGGTGCCAACGCATTTGATCGGCAATGATGCTTTCCAGGAAGCCGATCTGACGGGCATTACGCGTTCCTGCACCAAGCACAACTATCTGGTCAAACATGTCGAAGAGTTGGCGCCAACGATCAAGGAAGCCTTTCACGTCGCTTCGACCGGTCGTCCGGGACCGGTGCTGGTTGATTTGCCGAAAGACATGACCGCGCAGGAAATCGAATTCAGCTATCCCGAAACCATCGAAATTCGCAGCTACAAACCGCAGATATTCGGCGAGCCGAAAGCCGTTCGCAAAGCGGTCAAAGCGATGATTCAGGCTGAACGCCCTGTGCTATACATTGGCGGGGGAGCGCACGCCGCAGGAGCGTATGAAGAAGTTCGCCAGTTAGCGGAAAAGCTGAATTTGCCGACTACATGCACATTGATGGGGTTGGGCGCATTTCCGGCTTCGCATCCGTTGAGCCTGGGGATGCTGGGAATGCATGGTGGGTACTGGACGAACATGGCCGTCAACAATTGCGATTTGCTGATTTCCATCGGTGCGCGGTTCGACGATCGTGTGACGGGCAAGATCAGCGAATTTGCCCGCGGCGCGAAATTCATTCACGTGGACATAGATGCTTCGTGCATTGGCAAAAATGTTCGCTGTGATTATCCGGTGGTCGGCGACGCAAAAACGGTCGCTCAGCAAATGTTGAAAGAATTGGAAGAACAACTTGGGGGCGGAGCCAGGATTGCCGCCAAGGACGCCTGGCATGAGCAAATTGCCGCCTGGAAAAAACAGCATCCGTTCTGGTGGAAAGAAGAAGGCGATGTCATCAAACCGCAATACGTCATCCACGAACTGCATCGCATTACCAAAGGCCAGGCGGTAGTTTCTGCCGATGTGGGCCAGCATCAAATGTGGACGGCGCAGCTTTATGGATTCGACGCGCCAAAAAACTGGCTGAATTCAGGGGGATTGGGCGCAATGGGATATGGATTCCCGGCGGCGGTCGGAGCGGCGGTGGCTCGGCCAGATGATCTATGTGTGGCGGTGGTGGGTGATGGCGGATTTCAGATGGTGCTCAACGAACTGGCGACCGTCAAGCAGTACAACATTCCGGTCAAAATCCTGCTGATCAACAATGGCTTTCTGGGAATGGTTCGCCAGTGGCAGGAACAGTTTTACGAACACCGCTATTCTCACAGCAACATCGAAGTCCAGCCGGATTTCGTCAAGCTCGCGGATTCTTACGGCGTGACTGCTTTCCGGGCAACGAAGATGAACGAAGTCACGCACACGCTGGAAAAAGGATTGAACACGCCCGGCCCGGTGCTGATTGAAATGAAAGTTGCGCGCGAAGAAAACGTGTTTCCGATTGTGCCCGCTGGCGCGGCGCTAAAAGACATGATCCTGCAGTGA